TCCCTTTTTTATTAAAAGTTCGGAGTATCTCTGATTTGGTTCGATAAACTGTTTGAAGTTGACCTTGAAGAAATTGTTCAGGATATATACTTTGTCTTCAAATGTGAGGAGGCTCGCCTTCTTTATGGTCAGGTCGAGATATGTGTCCGAGACGTCGTTTTGCACATAGTCGTTTATCTGTTCTATAAGCGATGGGACAAGATTGAATGTCACCTTGATATCGTCAAAATTCTCGACGAGCCGGGCCATCGGAAAGTAATCTTTGATGCCGTGAAGCCTGACCCACGGCATAAGGTATTTATCGGTAAGGGGGTCCTTATAGAAGGGCTGATGCATGTGCCAAAGGAACGCGACCCCTAAGGTCTTATTAATGCTCATTGCCGGCCCTGATATATTCTAAGTGCAATAAACCGTATAGTCCACATTCGGAAATATATTATTCTTCCACTCGAGGCGCTTTAAATACTCTTCATCGAGGGAGCCTGATTTCACATCGTCATATAGATTGGTAAAATTCTCGGCATGGCCCCTGAAGCGCTCAACGGCATACGAGGAGTGCGAACCCGTCTTTATGATAAACGCCCAATCGCTCGACTGCGCCAGGAGAAGCTCTCTAGCCATCTGGTTCAGGGCTCTTGCGGCCAGACCCTTAGCGTGCCTGTTGGCATTCGCGATTTCGACCATACGCTCAACCATCTTGTTAAGATGCCTGTATATCCAGTCATTGGAACCCTCAAGCCAAAATTCGCTGTAACCTTTATATCCCCAGCTGGAGAATGCCGGCTGCAGCACCTGATAACTCTTATACATCTTCATATATTCTCCGGGAGTGGTAAGCGCCACCGTATTCTGGTCATACCGTATCTTCCTGATAAGGAAATCGAGCCACATAGGGCCCTCATACCACCAGTGGCCGTATAGCTCCGCGTCATAAGGCGCGACCACTATCGGCTTCCTGTCGCCCATGGAATGCACCAGATGTTCTATCTGTTTCTCGCGGTTAAACATGAAATTGGCGGCGTGAGAGGATGCTGTATCGCGTGCCGCGTCGGGATTGTAAGGATGCTTATGGTTTGTGGTGCCGGTGATCTTGTAGTACTTAATGCCGGTGTTTATCCTGACTCCGTCAGCGTTTATATAGGGCCTTATGTAATTGTAGTCGAGATCGAAACCTATATCCCTGTAGAATTCCCTGTAATTATAATCGCCCGGATAACCTTCCACCGCGCTCCATAC
The genomic region above belongs to Candidatus Omnitrophota bacterium and contains:
- a CDS encoding DUF1957 domain-containing protein, which produces MAKGYLAIVLHAHLPFVRHPEFTDFLEEDWLFEAITETYIPLIKMLQGLERDGIGYKLTISLSPTLMAMLMDGHLQEKYLKHIEKLIELSEKEVERTRWEEQFNRLAHMYHQLFLDARRIFVDQYGRNLVNAFKHFQETGNLEVITCCATHGYLPLMEADRAASVRAQVKTATDMYQKVFGRKTAGIWLPECGYVPGDEEALKREGVKYFLVDNHGILFGTPRPRFGVFSGYLTKSGVGVYGRDIESSKSVWSAVEGYPGDYNYREFYRDIGFDLDYNYIRPYINADGVRINTGIKYYKITGTTNHKHPYNPDAARDTASSHAANFMFNREKQIEHLVHSMGDRKPIVVAPYDAELYGHWWYEGPMWLDFLIRKIRYDQNTVALTTPGEYMKMYKSYQVLQPAFSSWGYKGYSEFWLEGSNDWIYRHLNKMVERMVEIANANRHAKGLAARALNQMARELLLAQSSDWAFIIKTGSHSSYAVERFRGHAENFTNLYDDVKSGSLDEEYLKRLEWKNNIFPNVDYTVYCT